CTGAGGGAGACACATGGGCAACATGCAATTTCTATAAGCATCTTTTGAAGCAGGATCAGGGCACCAGTGCGAGCTCACAGAGGGGGATGCGGCCCAGATCTTCGGGATCAGGGAAGGAGTCCCAGGATTAGCTAAGACCTGAAAGATGATTAGCAACTTGCtacaggaaaggggagggagggagggcatgCTATGAAAGCCGAGGATATTTGCAAAGCCTCAGAGGCCAACAAGGTGAATTAAAGCACTGAACAAAGGTGAGTCTGTTTGGAAGGGTAAGTACAGTGGGACAGGCACTGTTAAGGGCCTAATAGAGCATGTCAAGGAATCTGGACCTTATCCTAAGAGCAAGGGGAAACCACCCCACCCAAAGGGGTCGTATGGGTGAGGGACATAATGACACCAGCTGCAGAGAAGGAAGACGGGAGATGTCAGGTGTCCCACAAGAGGGCTTTGTATCTTCCAGGAAGAAACACTGCTGGCCAGGACTAGGATGGGGGCAGTGGAGATGGAGATAGATGGAAGGATTTAAGAGACATCAGAAGGTAGAACCACCAGAAACTGGCtatgaagggaagagagagagaggaaccaaTGCTGAAGCCCAGACTTCTTACTTGGACCACTAGGTAGGGTAATTTCATTAACCGTGATAGGAACACCGGAGCTGGGGTGTGGATGGGAGGAAGATGAGTTGCTTTGCTTAGGACATGTTGGATTGGAGGTTTCCAACAAGTCAGAAGAGGtctggggtggagagggagaTTTGGGAGGCCCTGGTCTATGTGTGGGGAAGGTTACCCAGGAGGAGCGAGTAGAACCCTGGTCAGCCAGCATCAACAGGACTGGCAGAAACAGAGGAGGCTGAGAAAGAAGGGTACCACTAACCTTATAGTCTCACCAGCTGAGTGGTTTCCCAGTGTTCAAGTCTCTGGAGCATCCCTGGGATGCCCCTGGGAAGGTATCCAGGGCAACAGAAAGGACTCGGGAGTCAGCCTGTTCTTATCACTGAGTCCTAGCTCTACAGATCCCGTCTTCATAGACATAGCAAAGCAAATTCTTCTCTCCCCTAGATCctttcccagtgttatacagacAGCCCTTCCCACTCCCAAACACCTCACCTGGGGAAGGTTTAGGGGGAAAAGGCTTGGCTAAACAAAGCAGATGAAAAGAGCTAAACGATGTGGCACTTTGGGAGGCTTGGGTCCCATGGATTTCCAATGGATTTCCTTCTAGAGGTTCAAGGAAGGGGGGGCACTCCCACTGGGTTAAAGACACAGGGATCCTAGCCTGGGTTGCAGCCCAAGGAAACGCATCctcatccttgaggatgtgatgGACTCTGCCTCCCCGTGTGGATTAGATACTGAAGAGCTGTGATGGGACCAACCCCCAACTCCGGCTCCCAGACTCAGGGAGGGCAACCAGGGAGATGTCTGCCACCATACACCACCTGTCCCATTTGACCATGTTCAAATGACCTCTTTCCACTACTTCTGGAGCAGTTGCTGAGAAACAGGTGTGAGATGCAGGAGGGCACGTGACTGTTGAGGAGTCAAAACTGGGAGTTGCcagaggccggggatcgaacctgtgtcctcatggatactagccaggttcgttagcactgagccatgatgggaactcctagtctttgcTTCTGATGTTCCCCTTGGCTAGAACACCCCTAGGATACCCTGGTGAATTTGGAATCAACCTTTAAGACTCCAGGTGTCCTCCACTGTTCTTTGTATACTCCTGGTGAGGCAGGAGCTGTATCCTAATAGCTTTTGTAGCTCCAGCCCTTCACTTAAGGCCTGGTAAGTTAAGGGACTAAAGAATATGTGCTCTTTGGCCCCAGTGTCACAAAACTGTTAGGGTCCAGAGATATGACTGGCACTTGGAACCCTATGCATGGATGGCCTCAGGATGAGCATTCTCTTGCTCATTTTTGGCTGGGAAATAGATGACATCCAGAATTTCTGAGGGCCTGTGTGGTCCCCTGGATTCCGAAATTCACCCTactgagatagaaaaaaaaaaaaaaaaaggagtttccatagtggctcagcagtaatgagcttgactaatgtccatgaggaagcaggttccatccctgacctcactgagttaaggatccagcgttgccagtgagctgtggtgtaggtagcacatgcagctcggatcccctgtggctgtggctatggctatggtgtaggatggcagctacagttctgattcaatccctagcctgggaacatccatatgccataggtgcggccctaaaaagacccaaaacaaaaaaacaaacaaacaaaaaaaaccatctagatactcatgttgcaacagaacaaagggtggggaaaaaaaatgtaattgtaatgtatacatgtaaggataacatgatccccttgctgtacagtgggaaaataaaaaaaaaataagaaaaaaccaaaacaaaaacccaagcaaACAAAATTTACCCTACTGgatttattcaatcattcatGGACACAATAGGTCTGTTATGTTCTAACACTCTGCCAGGTGCTGGGGCGCAAAGGTGAATGGAGAAATTAGCTGGCAGGATACActtgagccaaaaaaaaattttttttgtctttttgctatttctttgggccgctcccgcggcatatggaggttcccaggctaggggtccaatcggagctgtagccaccggcctacgccagagccacagcaacgcgggatccgagccgcgtctgcaacctacaccacagctcacggcaacgccggatccttaacccactgagcaagggcagggaccgaacccacaacctcatggttcctagtcggattcgttaaccactgcgccacgccgggaactcccttgagccaaaattttaagaacactctaaaaatctataaaagaaaaaacaacagagTTTATTCTGCGCTTTCACCCAGGTGTGCGAGTAGGGAGGGACAGCCCCTCTCCCGGCCCCTCCAACCTCTCACCTCATTCTCAAGTCGAAGATTTGTGGGGGATTAGATATATAATCTCCAGGTTGGGTTTTCATTTCAGGAAGGCGTGAGGCCTGAATCCTAACCCGGCCCACACACCTGGCCCCATTGTTCCTCTAATTCCCTGCCTCCGGGAATTAGTGACCGGTTGGCAGCTGAGAGACCCTGTCACTGAGAGACCCTGAAACTATTCCTCCCTGACTCAGGAACCCCACCAAAACCTCAGTCCCTTGGACAAGCAACGGCCCCTAAAGGGGGTCTCAGACGCATTCTTAGAAAGTGCGACCTCTTTAAAAGTAGGAGACCGGCGGGCGCGGGCTAGTGACCAGGAGCGCGTCACAAATCCTAAACCGAGGTCTTAGCTCCTAGCTGACCCCGCGGCTCCGCCCCGCGCCCTCTTAAAAGCAAGCTTCCGCCGGCAGCTAGGCTGGGGCACCGCCCCCAAGGCGCGGGCGCCGATTGGCCAGCGCGGTCGCGGGGCGGAGCCAAATCTTAAAGGATCGGGAGCTAAGAAAGACCGGAGGTGGCCGTGGCTGCAGCGAAACACAGGGAGGTGATGCTACATGGCCCCGTGTGGGTTTCTTTTAAGTTGCTAATGTCCATACCATAGTCTTCGCCCATGGAGCCCATGAGAGACTACCCACTGTTCGGGGGCGCCTTCTCCGCCACTCTCCCGCCCGGGGCCATTGATGTAAGGTGAGAAGGCCTGGGCGCCAATGGAGGTTGACCAGGTGGGTTACAGGACGAAGCCGGGGTCAACCAGGGTGTGCCTCGCCTCTCTCCAGCGACCTCCGACCGGTTCCGGACAATCAAGAAGTTTTCTGCCATCGCGAGACAGACCAGAGCCTGATCGTGGAACTTCTGGAGCTGCAGGCCCACGTGCAGGGCGAAGAGGCTGCGCGGTGAGGGAGGCAGGCCCGCGGCTGGCCAATGGGAGGGCCGGAACCGAATAAATGGGCGGGGTCTGTGGCTGGACAGTTAATCTGgttaatgggaactccaagggcaacACCTTATCACCAGAGATGAGCCAAGTTTAGGATTTAAAAAGAGATGCTTGTAAGGGGCGGGGAGAGTGCccctccctgaccttgctcacccCACTCCAGGTACCACTTTGAGGACGTTGGTGGCGTGCAGGAGGCTAGGGCTGTGCAAGTGGAGGCTGTGCAGCCCCTCCTTTTGGAGAACTTGGCCCTGAGGGGCTGCTGTCAAGAGGCGTGGATCCTCTCTGGCAAGCAGCAGGTGGCTAAAGAAAACCAGCAGGTGAGGGCCAAGGGAGTAAGGGACGTCCTGGAGGGGTAAAAAGGGTGGTCCTAGGGAATCAGGTAAGCATCCTGTCTATGATCCTTTAGGTAGCAAAGTGTGTGACACTGCACCAGGCCTTGCTGCGGCTGCCCCAGTACCAGACTGATCTCCTGCTCACCTTCAATCAGCCCCCGTAAGGAGGATAGAAAAGGCGCATGGCTCATGACTGGGTCCCCATGAGAACTGGCTGGAAGGGGCAGAATAGGGAGACTGGCTGGTGGGGTACTCCGAGGAAGTGGGAGTGGGCCAGGGGTTTGGGGTCACAGATACCCAGGTCCTCTGGGAACAGGAAATGGGAACTTACAAACCCAAGACCTAGATGATGTTTTCTTTCTAtctattccccaccccccaaaccctgAGAATAGGTCATCTCTTGGCCCTGAAAATCTGTCACTTCCGCCCTGGAGCCTGGGTGATTTTGAGCAGCTGGTGACCAGTCTGACTCTTCACGATCCCAACATCTTTGGTTCCCAATAAGGATGCTGAAACGCTGCATGCTGCTGTGGAAGACTTAGGACTTTTGTTCTGCAAGAGGAACAAGGGATGGGACATAGTCCCCTAATTCCTTCCCAGTGCATAAACATAAGACGCCGCCTCTCTGTAGAAATAAACTTGCTTTATAACCAATATAATCTCTGTGCCTTTGAATCTAACAGAACACCTTGGTCCCTCCCCCGCAGTTCCCTTTGGTCTCAGACAGTGGAGTTTAAAATTGTGCATGGGATCAGAAGGGACCCGAgtagagaaagggaggaaatacACTTTGGAGTGACTGGTTCAGCCCTGAGAGAGGGGTGTGAAATGTACAGGAGTTTGAGTGGGGGACGTTTAAAGCAACAcccaaggaagggagggaaattaTCCCTTGTAGTGATTCAACCCTGAGAGAACAGATGGGGAGCGGGGTTGGTGGTCCCCTTCACACGGACAAAAGATTATCTGGCCAGTATTCACCAGGATGTAATAACGGAGGCAGAAGTGCCCACGGAGTGCCGATTGGGTGGGGTGTGGAAGAGTGGCTGTCGTTATTTGGTGTATGTATAGTAGAGCATGCGCAGCTGGTcccagaagaagagggagaggatgGTGTGGGGGCCAAGGCGGAAGTAGGAGGCACCCAAACCCTTGTACATGCCAAAGATGCCCTCTGTCCGAGCCGTCTGCAGCAGAGCGTCCAGCAACCCCCGGTACATGAGGCCCTGAGAGGTTGAAACAGGAaggagagcagaaggaaggagttTGTCAGAACCCCCTAGGGGCCTCACCTCAGCAGGCTGCAGTTTTAAGCCACCTGCCCCCACAATCTGCTTTCCGCCATCCCCTGGCTTTCCCTGCCCGCCCCCATCCAGGGCCCTCGCTTACCTTGCCCTGAGCATCTGTGGGCTGGTTGTAGAGCCTCGTGCTGACCACGTCGAAGGGTGTCATGGCCAGGACCACCGCAATGCCACTCACCATGGCGGCCGCCAGAGCCACCTTCCAGCTCTGGGGTGGAAACAtctgggggggc
The Phacochoerus africanus isolate WHEZ1 chromosome 14, ROS_Pafr_v1, whole genome shotgun sequence DNA segment above includes these coding regions:
- the RANGRF gene encoding ran guanine nucleotide release factor isoform X1, which translates into the protein MEPMRDYPLFGGAFSATLPPGAIDVSDLRPVPDNQEVFCHRETDQSLIVELLELQAHVQGEEAARYHFEDVGGVQEARAVQVEAVQPLLLENLALRGCCQEAWILSGKQQVAKENQQVAKCVTLHQALLRLPQYQTDLLLTFNQPPSSLGPENLSLPPWSLGDFEQLVTSLTLHDPNIFGSQ
- the RANGRF gene encoding ran guanine nucleotide release factor isoform X2, with the translated sequence MEPMRDYPLFGGAFSATLPPGAIDVSDLRPVPDNQEVFCHRETDQSLIVELLELQAHVQGEEAARYHFEDVGGVQEARAVQVEAVQPLLLENLALRGCCQEAWILSGKQQVAKENQQVISWP